A genomic segment from Myxococcota bacterium encodes:
- a CDS encoding HDOD domain-containing protein, giving the protein MSRSLTDIVREAIESGRARIPVFDANAVEIQRMISSGAFDIGELERVVARDPGLSGALLRVANSSFYGGLEKVLTIRDAVMRLGAKRCSELAAVVAQKKAYRVHDAKLQKMSQELWRHALGCALGSSWLAKRIEIPEIEAQAALAGLLHDVGKLLVLIVIDDLKRADARFQPTEDFIREAIRALHTEHGETLLRAWGLPDDYVRIVRHHHDDDFDESDLLLLVVRVVDQACNALGMGLDPCPDLVLANSAEAQALRIPELVLAELEVQLEDADELAR; this is encoded by the coding sequence GTGTCCCGCTCCCTCACCGACATCGTGCGCGAAGCGATCGAGTCCGGCCGCGCGCGGATTCCCGTCTTCGACGCGAACGCCGTCGAGATCCAGCGCATGATCTCCTCCGGCGCGTTCGACATCGGCGAGCTCGAGCGCGTCGTCGCGCGCGACCCCGGACTCTCGGGCGCGCTCCTGCGCGTCGCGAACTCGTCGTTCTACGGCGGGCTCGAGAAGGTCCTGACCATCCGCGACGCCGTGATGCGCCTCGGGGCGAAGCGCTGCTCGGAGCTCGCCGCCGTCGTCGCGCAGAAGAAGGCCTATCGCGTGCACGACGCGAAGCTGCAGAAGATGAGCCAGGAGCTGTGGCGCCACGCGCTCGGCTGCGCGCTCGGCTCCTCCTGGCTCGCGAAGCGCATCGAGATCCCGGAGATCGAAGCGCAGGCGGCGCTCGCCGGCCTGCTCCACGACGTCGGCAAGCTGCTCGTGCTGATCGTCATCGACGACCTGAAGCGCGCCGACGCGCGCTTCCAGCCGACCGAGGACTTCATCCGCGAGGCGATCCGCGCGCTCCACACCGAGCACGGCGAGACGCTCCTGCGCGCGTGGGGCCTGCCGGACGACTACGTCCGCATCGTCCGCCACCACCACGACGACGACTTCGACGAGTCCGACCTCCTGCTGCTCGTCGTGCGCGTCGTCGACCAGGCCTGCAACGCGCTCGGGATGGGGCTCGACCCCTGCCCCGACCTCGTGCTCGCGAATTCGGCGGAGGCCCAGGCGCTCCGCATTCCCGAGCTCGTGCTCGCCGAGCTCGAGGTGCAGCTCGAGGACGCGGACGAGCTCGCTCGCTAG
- a CDS encoding ATPase, T2SS/T4P/T4SS family: MPEPSAIARLLLDEGVIDRAQLRYAERVHAKLATKRPMADVLRELFAIELETVRDVLRKRRTEIRLGELLVELGHLTQDELAQALELQQGATDEKQRLGEVLVDHGFIDESTLVDVLSLHLGVPREEPDPARIRREDLPRFPIKWCQEHDIVPMRRVDGGVVVAFYDPTSKRMLRAAEEIYGKGNVVPAIARRSAIREALANLGGVREEHGPLRVEESAVVRVVDELLQSAVERGASDVHVEPRSDRIHVRFREDGVLVPYRDFPLSMASPLASRIKVLCNADITERRRHQGGRFMFDTGRHHLDMRVSMYVTVHGEKIVLRLLNHDRRLVTLQDLGMGPRMLERFREGALELPSGVLLVTGPTGSGKTTTLYSCIDEIRNEETSIITAEDPVEYVIDGIAQCSINPAIDLSYEETLRHIVRQDPDVIVIGEIRDTFSAEVAIQAALTGHKVLTTFHTEDTIGGLLRLLNMDIEAFLVSSTVVSVLAQRLLRKICDGCSQPYVPTPADVRRLGYAKDALAGGDFRVGAGCEACRHTGYKGRIAVFELLVLDAAVRDAILMRQTSHQIRTISRESSGLVSLLEDGIAKAAAGRTTIAEIVRMLPRLDRPRPLSELRRLVGA; this comes from the coding sequence ATGCCCGAACCGAGTGCGATCGCGCGCCTGCTGCTCGACGAAGGCGTGATCGATCGCGCGCAGCTCCGCTACGCGGAGCGCGTCCACGCGAAGCTCGCGACGAAGCGGCCGATGGCCGACGTGCTGCGCGAGCTCTTCGCCATCGAGCTCGAGACGGTGCGCGACGTGCTGCGCAAGCGGCGCACGGAGATCCGGCTCGGCGAGCTGCTCGTCGAGCTCGGCCACCTCACGCAGGACGAGCTCGCCCAGGCCCTCGAGCTCCAGCAGGGCGCCACGGACGAGAAGCAGCGCCTCGGCGAGGTGCTCGTCGACCACGGCTTCATCGACGAGTCGACGCTCGTCGACGTGCTGTCGCTCCACCTCGGCGTGCCGCGCGAGGAGCCCGACCCCGCGCGCATCCGGCGCGAGGACCTCCCGCGCTTCCCCATCAAGTGGTGCCAGGAACACGACATCGTCCCGATGCGCCGCGTCGACGGCGGCGTCGTCGTCGCCTTCTACGACCCGACCTCGAAGCGCATGCTGCGCGCGGCCGAGGAGATCTACGGCAAGGGCAACGTGGTCCCCGCGATCGCGCGCCGCAGCGCCATTCGCGAAGCGCTCGCGAACCTCGGCGGCGTGCGCGAGGAGCACGGGCCGCTGCGCGTCGAGGAGTCCGCCGTCGTCCGCGTCGTCGACGAGCTGCTGCAGTCGGCGGTGGAGCGCGGCGCGAGCGACGTGCACGTCGAGCCGCGCAGCGATCGCATCCACGTGCGCTTCCGCGAGGACGGCGTGCTCGTGCCGTACCGCGACTTCCCGCTCTCGATGGCGAGCCCGCTCGCGAGCCGCATCAAGGTGCTCTGCAACGCCGACATCACGGAGCGCCGCCGCCACCAGGGCGGCCGCTTCATGTTCGACACGGGCCGTCACCACCTCGACATGCGCGTCTCGATGTACGTCACGGTGCACGGCGAGAAGATCGTGCTGCGCCTGCTCAATCACGATCGCCGGCTCGTCACGCTGCAGGATCTCGGGATGGGCCCGCGCATGCTCGAGCGCTTCCGGGAAGGGGCGCTCGAGCTCCCGAGCGGCGTGCTCCTCGTGACCGGCCCGACCGGCTCCGGCAAGACGACGACGCTCTACAGCTGCATCGACGAGATCCGCAACGAGGAGACGAGCATCATCACCGCCGAGGACCCGGTCGAGTACGTGATCGACGGCATCGCGCAGTGCTCGATCAACCCGGCGATCGACCTCTCGTACGAGGAGACCCTCCGCCACATCGTGCGCCAGGATCCGGACGTGATCGTGATCGGCGAGATCCGCGACACGTTCTCGGCGGAGGTCGCGATCCAGGCCGCGCTCACCGGCCACAAGGTGCTCACGACCTTCCACACCGAGGACACGATCGGGGGCCTGCTGCGCCTGCTCAACATGGACATCGAGGCGTTCCTCGTGTCGTCGACGGTCGTGAGCGTGCTCGCGCAGCGCCTGCTGCGGAAGATCTGCGACGGCTGCTCGCAGCCCTACGTGCCGACGCCGGCCGACGTGCGACGCCTCGGCTACGCGAAGGACGCGCTCGCGGGCGGCGACTTCCGCGTCGGCGCCGGCTGCGAGGCGTGCCGGCACACGGGCTACAAGGGGCGCATCGCGGTCTTCGAGCTGCTCGTGCTCGACGCCGCCGTGCGCGACGCGATCCTGATGCGCCAGACGTCGCACCAGATCCGCACCATCAGCCGCGAGTCGAGCGGGCTCGTGAGCCTGCTCGAGGACGGCATCGCGAAGGCCGCCGCGGGGCGCACGACGATCGCCGAGATCGTCCGCATGCTCCCGCGGCTCGACCGGCCGCGGCCGCTCTCGGAGCTGCGGCGCCTGGTCGGCGCATAG
- a CDS encoding TIGR03619 family F420-dependent LLM class oxidoreductase has translation MRGRSLVERRVEREVRMRFWLSLVNVPEVEQYVEIARFAEEVGFHGITIADHLVMPMKHDSRYLYTPDGRTWWPDDLPWADPWVTLAAIATATTRLELATNIYLLGLRDPFTAAKAISTAAVLSGDRIRCGIGSGWIREEYDIVGVDFDDRGARIDEMIAVMRKLWTGETVSHQGERFAFQDALMAPAPPRRHVPILVGGSSRPALRRAARNDGWFGVPQPKDALLATIRELHALREEQGCADRPFEIVFSLMGFLKPDLARELESLGAGDTGTLPWMQTPWGNMPWLHDGEDPSKLDVKKKAMERYAEDVIRRVG, from the coding sequence GTGCGCGGCCGCTCGCTCGTCGAGCGGCGCGTCGAGAGGGAGGTGCGGATGCGGTTCTGGCTGTCGCTCGTGAACGTTCCCGAGGTGGAGCAGTACGTCGAGATCGCGCGCTTCGCCGAGGAGGTCGGCTTCCACGGCATCACGATCGCCGACCACCTCGTGATGCCCATGAAGCACGACAGCCGGTATCTCTACACGCCCGACGGCCGCACGTGGTGGCCCGACGACCTCCCGTGGGCCGACCCGTGGGTCACGCTCGCGGCGATCGCGACGGCGACGACGCGGCTCGAGCTGGCGACCAACATCTACCTGCTCGGCCTGCGCGACCCGTTCACCGCCGCGAAGGCGATCTCGACGGCGGCCGTGCTCTCGGGCGACCGCATCCGCTGCGGCATCGGCTCGGGCTGGATCCGCGAGGAGTACGACATCGTCGGCGTCGACTTCGACGACCGCGGCGCGCGCATCGACGAGATGATCGCGGTGATGCGAAAGCTGTGGACGGGCGAGACGGTCTCGCACCAGGGCGAGCGCTTCGCGTTCCAGGACGCGCTGATGGCGCCCGCCCCGCCGCGTCGCCACGTCCCGATCCTCGTCGGCGGCTCGAGCCGGCCGGCGCTGCGCCGCGCCGCGCGCAACGACGGCTGGTTCGGCGTCCCGCAGCCGAAGGACGCGCTGCTCGCGACGATCCGCGAGCTGCACGCCCTGCGCGAGGAGCAGGGCTGCGCGGATCGGCCCTTCGAGATCGTCTTCAGCCTGATGGGCTTCCTCAAGCCCGACCTCGCGCGCGAGCTCGAGTCGCTCGGCGCGGGCGACACGGGGACGCTCCCGTGGATGCAGACGCCGTGGGGCAACATGCCGTGGCTCCACGACGGCGAGGATCCGTCGAAGCTCGACGTGAAGAAGAAGGCGATGGAACGCTATGCCGAGGACGTGATCCGCCGCGTCGGCTAG
- a CDS encoding nuclear transport factor 2 family protein — protein MDAATEKRLLDQLEVEEIKTLKYRYMRFMMLGEVEAMRELLTPDVKAEYSDGKYSYDGVESVLEFLRGTHAEGSGLRSIWQLGHPEIEIHADGRATGVWFFTHKTIHKPSGTNIEMASFYRDEYVKQDGRWRIRYTGYRRVLEQHWSNKDLPSAKIDVG, from the coding sequence ATGGACGCCGCGACCGAGAAGCGCCTCCTCGACCAGCTCGAGGTCGAGGAGATCAAGACGCTCAAGTACCGCTACATGCGCTTCATGATGCTGGGCGAGGTCGAAGCCATGCGCGAGCTGCTCACGCCCGACGTGAAGGCGGAGTACTCCGACGGCAAGTACAGCTACGACGGCGTCGAGTCCGTGCTCGAGTTCCTGCGCGGCACGCACGCGGAGGGCTCGGGGCTGCGCTCGATCTGGCAGCTCGGCCACCCCGAGATCGAGATCCACGCCGACGGCCGCGCCACCGGCGTCTGGTTCTTCACGCACAAGACGATCCACAAGCCGTCGGGCACGAACATCGAGATGGCCTCGTTCTATCGCGACGAGTACGTGAAGCAGGACGGACGCTGGCGCATCCGGTACACGGGCTACCGCCGCGTGCTCGAGCAGCACTGGAGCAACAAGGATCTCCCGAGCGCGAAGATCGACGTCGGCTGA
- a CDS encoding TIGR03619 family F420-dependent LLM class oxidoreductase — translation MTSPLPATPALSMHLGNFAATDPGVGGFQPLLDRARLLDECGIDRLIVSDHVVYGEDLEAYGNPAVGGIAGGRQPTDSDGLWLEPLTTLAVVAGVTKRARLQTGILIAALRRPVVLAKVASTLDVLSCGRLDLGVGVGWQREEYEAAGLGFEGRGRLLDHTLEVCQLLWREPRAAYAAPELAFEKIHMMPKPVQPGGVPIWVSGRLNKMVLRRIARFGSGWIPWGDDAIEPAKGLALVREALAEAGRDATGFQTTLTLRIHKDASKRVDVARTLEPVAALAAQGITDFQLTQLPVPGDEGAARDLLGEVVERFRKAVGR, via the coding sequence ATGACGAGCCCGCTTCCCGCGACTCCCGCGCTCTCGATGCACCTCGGCAACTTCGCGGCGACCGACCCCGGCGTCGGCGGCTTCCAGCCGCTGCTCGATCGCGCGCGCCTGCTCGACGAGTGCGGCATCGATCGCCTGATCGTCTCGGACCACGTCGTGTACGGCGAGGATCTCGAGGCCTACGGAAATCCGGCCGTCGGCGGCATCGCGGGCGGGCGCCAGCCGACGGACTCCGACGGGCTCTGGCTCGAGCCGCTCACGACGCTCGCGGTCGTGGCGGGCGTGACGAAGCGCGCGCGTCTGCAGACGGGCATCCTGATCGCCGCGCTCCGCCGGCCCGTCGTGCTCGCGAAGGTGGCGTCGACGCTCGACGTGCTCTCGTGCGGACGGCTCGACCTCGGCGTCGGCGTCGGGTGGCAGCGCGAGGAGTACGAGGCCGCGGGGCTCGGCTTCGAGGGGCGCGGCCGGCTGCTCGATCACACGCTCGAGGTCTGCCAGCTGCTGTGGCGCGAGCCGCGCGCCGCCTACGCGGCACCCGAGCTCGCGTTCGAGAAGATCCACATGATGCCGAAGCCCGTGCAGCCGGGCGGCGTGCCCATCTGGGTGAGCGGCCGGCTCAACAAGATGGTGCTGCGGCGCATCGCGCGCTTCGGGAGCGGCTGGATTCCGTGGGGCGACGACGCGATCGAGCCGGCGAAGGGGCTCGCGCTCGTGCGCGAGGCGCTGGCCGAGGCGGGACGCGATGCGACCGGCTTCCAGACGACGCTGACGCTGCGCATCCACAAGGACGCGAGCAAGCGCGTCGACGTCGCGCGCACGCTCGAGCCCGTGGCCGCGCTCGCCGCCCAGGGCATCACCGACTTCCAGCTGACGCAGCTCCCGGTGCCGGGCGACGAGGGCGCTGCGCGCGACCTGCTCGGCGAGGTCGTCGAGCGCTTCCGCAAGGCGGTGGGGCGCTAG
- a CDS encoding thrombospondin type 3 repeat-containing protein: MRAPLLRPPPSRHVPPSPSPRPFAALFVPLVLSLVAASAALAQTSFVAFESGHVRPVALSPDGSLVFAVNTPDNRLEVFANTGGSLTRIDSVPVGMEPVAVAARTNTEVWVVNHLSDSVSIVDLSTTPARVVRTLLVGDEPRDIVFAGAAFDRAFITTAHRGQHRTDASIAGVAGAGDPQLTTPGVGRADVWVFDATSLGATVGGTPVEILSFFADTPRALAATPDGSTVYVAAFQSGNETTVINETMVPDGFAGAGPSGAAPGGVPGPDDNAAGAAAPETGVIVRYDGSAWRDTLGRDWSGLVAFDLPDHDVFSIDADTLAPASVQEFDHVGTTLFNMAVNPVTGKVYVTNTESRNEVLFEGPGVHGGSTVQGHLSESRISVLDPLGPSVDPQHLNQHIDYGQRHTDAGANHAAIDAQIAHSLATPTQILVSSDGSTVYVAALGSNRIGVFAAAAIEDPSFEANFDPTIASAGYIATGGGPSGMALDETNDRLFVLARFDNALQVIDTGTGAIVETHALPNPEPASITDGRRFLYDATLTSGNGEASCASCHTFGDMDQLGWNLGDPDAAVSTNNQPGAVPLLPTGATFHPMKGPMTTQTLRGLATHGGMHWRGDRVDGFFGTDPCNQNPNLTAPCDEDLSFRNFIVAFEGLVGKHGTITAGEMQQFSDFMLQVVLPPNPVRALDNSLTATQQTGANLFGSFEQAPGNTPPNSDTIATCQGCHNLNPALGFFGSGGEQSFEAEPQFFKVAHMRNLYAKVGMFGLSTGSTFMGDQIRGFGFLHDGSVDTVDHFLEAPVFSLNNTQESQLEAYALAFPSDLAPVVGQQVTLTATNAGVAGPRIDLLEARAGTSFSSLVLGGAVTECDVVAKGAVGGVPRGFAREASGDYRDDTGALLTSAALRALVAANGPITYTCAPPGSGTRMGIDRDEDGAFDGVDNCVDVANPTQSDADTNGIGDACDAATNDTDGDGVFDAVDNCSSTPNPLQEDFDGDLLGDACDADDDGDGLSDVDEATWGTSPLDPDSDDDGIDDGTEVANGWDPLDPNDPPQHAAPALPAWAVGAGAIGVLGLARRARRRGARRA; the protein is encoded by the coding sequence GTGCGCGCCCCGCTGCTCCGACCGCCGCCGTCGCGGCACGTTCCGCCTTCTCCGTCGCCGCGCCCGTTCGCCGCGCTCTTCGTCCCGCTCGTCCTGTCCCTCGTCGCCGCGTCCGCCGCGCTCGCGCAGACGTCCTTCGTCGCGTTCGAGAGCGGGCACGTGCGGCCCGTCGCGCTGTCGCCGGACGGGAGCCTCGTCTTCGCGGTGAACACGCCCGACAACCGGCTCGAGGTGTTCGCGAACACCGGGGGCAGCCTGACGCGCATCGACTCGGTGCCGGTCGGCATGGAGCCGGTCGCGGTCGCCGCGCGCACGAACACCGAAGTCTGGGTGGTGAACCACCTCTCGGACAGCGTGAGCATCGTCGACCTGTCGACGACGCCCGCGCGCGTCGTGCGCACGCTGCTCGTCGGCGACGAGCCGCGCGACATCGTCTTCGCGGGCGCCGCGTTCGACCGCGCGTTCATCACGACCGCCCATCGCGGCCAGCACCGCACCGACGCGTCGATCGCGGGCGTCGCCGGTGCGGGCGATCCGCAGCTGACGACGCCGGGCGTCGGGCGCGCGGACGTCTGGGTCTTCGACGCGACGAGCCTCGGCGCGACCGTCGGCGGAACTCCGGTCGAGATCCTCTCGTTCTTCGCGGACACGCCGCGCGCGCTCGCGGCGACGCCCGACGGCAGCACCGTCTACGTCGCCGCCTTCCAGTCCGGAAACGAGACGACGGTGATCAACGAGACGATGGTGCCCGACGGCTTCGCGGGCGCGGGGCCGAGCGGCGCCGCGCCGGGCGGCGTGCCCGGCCCCGACGACAACGCGGCCGGCGCGGCCGCGCCCGAGACGGGCGTCATCGTGCGCTACGACGGCTCGGCCTGGCGCGACACGCTCGGCCGCGACTGGAGCGGCCTCGTCGCCTTCGACCTCCCCGACCACGACGTCTTCTCGATCGACGCCGACACGCTCGCGCCGGCCTCGGTGCAGGAGTTCGATCACGTCGGCACGACGCTCTTCAACATGGCCGTGAACCCGGTCACCGGGAAGGTCTACGTCACGAACACGGAGTCGCGGAACGAGGTGCTGTTCGAGGGGCCGGGCGTGCACGGCGGCTCCACCGTGCAGGGCCACCTCTCCGAGTCGCGCATCAGCGTGCTCGACCCGCTCGGGCCGAGCGTCGACCCGCAGCACCTGAACCAGCACATCGACTACGGCCAGCGGCACACGGACGCGGGCGCGAACCACGCCGCGATCGACGCGCAGATCGCGCACAGCCTCGCGACGCCGACGCAGATCCTCGTGTCGAGCGACGGCAGCACGGTGTACGTCGCGGCCCTCGGCTCGAACCGCATCGGCGTCTTCGCGGCCGCCGCGATCGAGGACCCGTCGTTCGAGGCGAACTTCGACCCGACGATCGCGAGCGCGGGCTACATCGCGACGGGCGGCGGGCCGAGCGGCATGGCGCTCGACGAGACGAACGACCGGCTGTTCGTGCTCGCGCGCTTCGACAACGCGCTCCAGGTGATCGACACGGGCACGGGCGCCATCGTCGAGACGCACGCGCTCCCGAATCCCGAGCCGGCGTCGATCACGGACGGCCGCCGGTTCCTGTACGACGCGACGCTCACGTCGGGCAACGGCGAGGCGTCGTGCGCGAGCTGCCACACGTTCGGCGACATGGACCAGCTCGGGTGGAACCTCGGCGACCCGGACGCCGCGGTCTCGACCAACAACCAGCCGGGCGCGGTTCCGCTGCTGCCGACGGGTGCGACCTTCCATCCCATGAAGGGCCCGATGACGACGCAGACCCTGCGCGGCCTCGCGACGCACGGCGGCATGCACTGGCGGGGCGACCGCGTCGACGGCTTCTTCGGGACCGACCCGTGCAACCAGAACCCGAACCTGACGGCGCCCTGCGACGAGGATCTCTCGTTCCGCAACTTCATCGTCGCGTTCGAGGGGCTCGTCGGGAAGCACGGCACCATCACCGCCGGCGAGATGCAGCAGTTCTCGGACTTCATGCTGCAGGTCGTGCTGCCGCCGAACCCGGTGCGCGCGCTCGACAACTCGCTCACCGCGACGCAGCAGACGGGCGCCAACCTGTTCGGCTCGTTCGAGCAGGCGCCGGGCAACACCCCGCCGAACTCCGACACGATCGCGACCTGCCAGGGCTGCCACAACCTGAACCCGGCGCTCGGCTTCTTCGGCTCGGGCGGCGAGCAGAGCTTCGAGGCGGAGCCGCAGTTCTTCAAGGTCGCGCACATGCGCAACCTCTATGCGAAGGTCGGCATGTTCGGTCTCTCGACCGGCAGCACCTTCATGGGCGACCAGATCCGCGGCTTCGGCTTCCTGCACGACGGCAGCGTCGACACCGTCGACCACTTCCTCGAGGCGCCCGTCTTCAGCCTGAACAACACGCAGGAGTCCCAGCTCGAGGCCTATGCGCTCGCCTTCCCGTCCGACCTCGCGCCCGTCGTCGGGCAGCAGGTGACGCTCACGGCGACCAACGCCGGCGTCGCCGGGCCGCGCATCGACCTGCTCGAGGCGCGCGCGGGCACGTCCTTCTCGTCGCTCGTGCTGGGCGGTGCGGTGACCGAGTGCGACGTCGTGGCGAAGGGCGCCGTCGGCGGTGTGCCGCGCGGCTTCGCGCGCGAGGCGAGCGGCGACTACCGCGACGACACGGGGGCACTCCTCACGTCCGCCGCGCTGCGCGCGCTGGTCGCCGCGAACGGCCCCATCACCTACACGTGCGCGCCGCCCGGGTCGGGCACGCGCATGGGCATCGACCGCGACGAGGACGGCGCGTTCGACGGCGTCGACAACTGCGTCGACGTCGCGAACCCGACGCAGAGCGACGCGGATACGAACGGGATCGGCGACGCCTGCGACGCGGCGACCAACGACACCGACGGCGACGGCGTCTTCGACGCGGTGGACAACTGCTCGTCGACGCCGAACCCGCTCCAGGAGGACTTCGACGGCGACCTGCTCGGCGACGCCTGCGATGCGGACGACGACGGCGACGGCCTGTCCGACGTCGACGAGGCCACCTGGGGCACGAGCCCGCTCGACCCCGACAGCGACGACGACGGCATCGACGACGGAACCGAGGTGGCGAACGGCTGGGACCCGCTCGACCCGAACGACCCGCCGCAGCACGCGGCGCCCGCGCTTCCGGCCTGGGCGGTCGGCGCGGGTGCGATCGGCGTGCTGGGGCTCGCGCGGCGCGCGCGCCGCCGAGGAGCGCGGCGCGCCTAG
- a CDS encoding calcium/sodium antiporter, which translates to MLVDLLVTALGLALLVGGGDAVVRGASALATRLGVPPVAVGLTVVAFGTSAPELAVNLTAALHGSTSLAFGSIVGSNLANIGLIVGAAALVSPLAIHDVIIRREVPMMLLASLVALCVGADALLAGGRPDAFDRADGLVLLLLFCVFAYYTLGDLAARGDAHADPERAAAVRMPRAIAQTVGGLVGLAAGGATTVEGATGVASALGISDDVIGFTLVAVGTSLPELTASVMATWRGHTDLAVANVVGSNIFNLLFVLGLTSTVATVPLPPGGVTDLVAVVLFSLVLLGVSLSQGHRIIRGEAVALLAAYAGYLGYRLL; encoded by the coding sequence GTGCTCGTCGACCTGCTCGTGACCGCGCTCGGTCTCGCCCTGCTCGTCGGCGGCGGCGACGCCGTCGTGCGCGGGGCGTCGGCGCTCGCGACGCGGCTCGGCGTTCCGCCGGTCGCCGTCGGCCTCACCGTGGTCGCGTTCGGCACGTCGGCGCCCGAGCTCGCGGTGAACCTGACGGCCGCGCTGCACGGCTCGACGTCGCTCGCGTTCGGCAGCATCGTCGGCTCGAACCTCGCGAACATCGGGCTGATCGTCGGCGCCGCCGCGCTCGTGAGCCCGCTCGCGATCCACGACGTGATCATCCGGCGCGAGGTGCCGATGATGCTGCTCGCATCGCTCGTCGCGCTGTGCGTCGGCGCCGACGCGCTGCTCGCGGGCGGCCGCCCCGACGCCTTCGATCGCGCCGACGGTCTCGTCCTCCTCCTGCTCTTCTGCGTGTTCGCCTACTACACGCTCGGCGACCTCGCCGCGCGCGGCGACGCGCACGCGGACCCGGAGCGCGCCGCCGCCGTGCGCATGCCGCGCGCGATCGCGCAGACGGTCGGCGGGCTCGTCGGGCTCGCGGCCGGCGGCGCGACGACCGTCGAGGGCGCGACGGGCGTCGCGAGCGCGCTCGGCATCTCCGACGACGTGATCGGCTTCACGCTCGTGGCGGTCGGCACGAGCCTGCCCGAGCTGACCGCGAGCGTGATGGCCACCTGGCGCGGCCACACCGACCTCGCGGTCGCGAACGTCGTCGGCTCGAACATCTTCAACCTGCTGTTCGTGCTCGGCCTGACGTCGACCGTCGCGACCGTGCCGCTGCCGCCCGGCGGCGTCACCGACCTCGTCGCGGTCGTGCTCTTCTCGCTGGTGCTGCTCGGCGTGTCGCTCAGCCAGGGGCACCGCATCATCCGCGGCGAGGCGGTCGCGCTCCTGGCGGCCTACGCCGGCTATCTCGGCTACCGACTCCTCTAG
- the ald gene encoding alanine dehydrogenase has translation MRVGVPREVKVREYRVGLVPAGVREVVAAGGSVVVEAGAGAGVGIDDAEFEAAGARIAPDADAVFAESDLIVKVKEPQLEECRRLRPHHTLFAFLHLAADPAQARALCASGATAIAFETVTAPDGSLPLLTPMSEVAGRMSVQVGAHCLEKENGGRGVLLGGVPGVEPARVVVLGGGVAGTNAAEMAIGLGAHVTVVDLSLARLRALAARFGARISTARSSRETVDALVRGADLAIGSVLVPGAAAPKLVSRETVAAMPAGAVVVDIAIDQGGCFATSRPTTHDAPTFVEHGVVHYCVTNMPGAVPRTSTFALANATLPYVLKLVESGTEGAVAADGGLAAGVNVRAGAVVHPVVAKALAAQSAASGVTRAA, from the coding sequence GTGCGCGTCGGGGTTCCGCGAGAGGTCAAGGTGCGCGAGTACCGCGTCGGACTCGTTCCGGCGGGTGTGCGCGAGGTCGTCGCGGCCGGGGGCTCCGTCGTCGTCGAGGCGGGTGCGGGCGCGGGCGTCGGCATCGACGACGCCGAGTTCGAAGCGGCGGGCGCGCGCATCGCTCCCGATGCCGACGCCGTGTTCGCCGAGTCCGACCTGATCGTCAAGGTGAAGGAGCCGCAGCTCGAGGAGTGCCGCCGGCTGCGCCCGCACCACACGCTCTTCGCGTTCCTCCACCTCGCCGCCGACCCGGCGCAGGCGCGCGCGCTGTGCGCGTCGGGCGCCACCGCGATCGCCTTCGAGACCGTGACCGCGCCCGACGGCTCGCTGCCGCTCCTCACGCCGATGAGCGAGGTCGCCGGCCGGATGTCCGTGCAGGTCGGCGCGCACTGTCTCGAGAAGGAGAACGGCGGGCGCGGCGTGCTGCTCGGGGGCGTTCCGGGTGTCGAGCCCGCGCGCGTCGTCGTGCTCGGCGGCGGGGTCGCGGGCACGAACGCGGCCGAGATGGCCATCGGGCTCGGCGCGCACGTGACGGTCGTCGACCTCTCGCTGGCCCGCCTGCGCGCGCTGGCCGCGCGCTTCGGCGCCCGCATCTCGACGGCGCGCTCGTCGCGCGAGACGGTCGACGCGCTCGTGCGCGGCGCGGACCTCGCGATCGGCTCCGTGCTCGTGCCCGGTGCAGCGGCGCCGAAGCTCGTGTCGCGCGAGACGGTCGCCGCGATGCCGGCCGGCGCGGTCGTCGTCGACATCGCCATCGACCAGGGCGGCTGCTTCGCGACGAGCCGGCCGACCACGCACGACGCGCCCACGTTCGTCGAGCACGGCGTCGTGCACTACTGCGTGACGAACATGCCGGGCGCCGTGCCGCGGACCTCCACGTTCGCGCTCGCGAACGCGACGCTGCCGTACGTGCTGAAGCTCGTGGAGTCGGGCACGGAGGGCGCGGTCGCGGCCGACGGCGGCCTCGCCGCGGGCGTCAACGTGCGCGCCGGGGCCGTCGTGCACCCGGTCGTGGCGAAGGCGCTCGCGGCGCAGAGCGCCGCGAGCGGGGTGACGCGCGCCGCCTAG